Part of the Henckelia pumila isolate YLH828 chromosome 2, ASM3356847v2, whole genome shotgun sequence genome is shown below.
CCACTATTATCCGAGGCTTAGAAGAATCAGTAGGTTTCTTTGGTGattgttctggtccagtaatcCTTAAGGGCTTGTTGGAGAACATTGgagtcttgaattttttatccgtctttcttgactctttcatccttttcagataatcattaaatttattagtcatgagagagatcagattgatgaacttcttgatgAAATTTAACATATTCCTCATATGAGGTCTTCGAAACTTGAAGagctattgattttcctttatccttctcttgttctgtattgttcatctcaaaaacttgaaggatgctaatcagttcagtcatcttcatctttgaagtgtcCTTTACTTTTTCAAGCGCCCATATCTTCCCATTGAATCGTTTAGGCAGggatcgaagaaccttgttcaccatagCTTCACTcgcaataggtcctccaagagcatgagcctctgtagctatctccctaagtttcttatcatactcagcaatagtctcattctcatccatcctgattCTCTCAAATTTAGCGTTTAACAATCTCAATCTTATTCTTCTCACACTATCTGTTCCTTCACAatgttcttgaagagcatcccaTGCGTCCTTAGCAATAGTGCAGTTAGATATGATCCCATACATCCTCATATCCACAATTGCAAGGATTGCATTGAGTGCCTTAACATTGTAGCTTGAGCTTTGTGTTTCCTCGGCAGTCCAATTTTCTTCTTTCTTGATGATATAGTCTCCGTAGTCATCTTGCGTTgttggaggagtccaaccagtcaAAATACTTTGCCACGCACGAACATCCATAGCTTTAATAGTATACCTCATTCTATGCTTCCAAAGTGTGTAATTTGCGCCATCAAGGATTGGAGGTTTGAGAAACGAATTCGAAACAGAtgatgagtccatcttatttccctgtaataaaataagcaaccaagatcagttcttagtgtatcaagaatatggctctgatgccatTTGTAAGGAAATAATGGTTGCACATAaatagtttgaggtgttgtcacaaggtgttgacaacacctactataacaccttgagtaatttgcagcggaaaataattttaagcgtgtataaaaaataagcaaccaaataaatagactcaaataaattaaacaagagtataaaatactcttgcagcgcctcagggcaaaacttcactagaaaactttcaaagagttttacaaatcctaaaactagtgattattgtaaaattcaatttctcaaaacaagtgaaaaataaagaataaaagttctcctaaaaattctatatgaaatagaataactAAAAACATAGTAAGGAGAAAAACTCTTGAAGCCAAAACACGTGAGATGTAAACACCCTTCGATCAATAATCTTCGAGTGTTCTTCACGGCTTCAAGCAACCACGACCGTGACATGCTTCAGAGATTCTCCCGTATGTATCTATAGCTCTCTCTCCGTCTCTCTATGTATCGGTCTACTTCCTTGTGCACGCCTCTCTTCAATAAATAGACAAAGAATCCTTCTTTAGAATGTTTTCTTGTAGTCGTAGGACTCTAGATCTTGTTCAAGTCAAATCTACACAATAAGGAATTAAATCAATAGATATATGATAATATTCTGATAACTCTatttaaatcttaaaacaagttattcaaagaaataaataacttcatgtccaagaaaggcaaaagatattaaataaaatctttttcaaactaggatgattttaaggaataaaatattcctttcactGCCGAAGTTTATGTTTATGAATTTCTTAAAGAATAAGTCTCTGTCTCTGTACTCTGTTATATTCTGTATATGAATGCAATACtcttaaaatgattttaaacgAATGCTGAAAATTTCTCCCATCTACTGAGTGACACCCAAATCACTCACCCACCCCCCATCTCAGATAAGAACAAGGAAGAACTCAAAGAAGATGGGCAGAACATGTTTTGGGACAGGTGAAAACTAAAgtcgtcaatttgggttaggcccgCTGGCTCGGCCCGCcccgccacacaatttaagtgggttggaatgaaattttttcaatccAACAAAAGTTGGGCCTAGGTGGATCAACCCGCCTAGGCTCGTGACCCGCGCGGGTTGGCTCACTGTGGGCCTAGGTTGGTCCGCGGGCTTGgagaattaatattttttatttttattatgatatatgtatattttaataaaatttgtgaattttttttgtattaattactttatataaaaattacacgtatgaaatcaataattaaaaatttttattaatattttttattaatatttatttataaaatgaaatttataattaattataatgatttttatttgtagTGAGCCAACCCGCGAgccggcccgcctaacccgcaacccaccttggattgggttgggttgaggatttccaGGCCGTTGGGAAGGTGGGTTGGCCCGCCCTCGACCGGCCAAAaggtgggtttttggtgggcTGGCCCGCCCCGCAATGGATTGGCCCGTCTAATAGCTCTAGTGAAAACTGATCAAGATCCCGATGTTTAGTtatgtttaaaaataagctGCTGCATTAAACTTTTATGTTTCGGTTTAGTTTGTTATTATTTGATCAAGCATTGTAAAAGACAATGTAACTTAAGTTTATTCTGAGGCTTGTTGTTTAATGAGAAAACGTTAAATAACGCGATATCCACTAGGCCCAGTTTCGGGACGTGACAATTTTGGTCAACTGTCTATGTGGAAAAAGTTTTATTTGAGGCTTCCTCATTCAAAAAGAAATTTTCTAGAACCTGAACTTGAGGAAATACTTCTTCAAAACATGGAGCTGGAACCAAAACTGGTTCAGCTAAAATCACAAATTCTCGTAGAAATTCAATCTCCTCAGTTTTGTTTTCAGTTGTCGAATTTAACACAGAGTCAAGATTTTCTTGATCCATCATTTCTTCAATGTTATTAGTATCAACAACAACTTGAACCTCAATGTTGATTTCTGAAGTCACTTGCTGCAAGATGTCATCCTTATTTAGCACGGATACCTCCTCAATTGGTCTGTGGTAAAATGAGCTTCAGGAGCTTGACTGATCAGAGGCTCGGGTTGACTGATTTCTTATTGGGTCGCATCCATTGTTTTATCCAAATCAGGCTCAGAAGAATAATCCTTTTCATCTACCTTCTCCTCTAAACTTGATTATTTCATTTCAGCAGTTGGGGTGGACTCCTTATTCTTTGAGCTCTTGTGCTCAAGTGGAATAAAAAGCTCTTGGTCCATCTCCCATAATTTGACTCTAGTTTGAAGGGTGCTCAAATCAGTGTCCAGTTGAGTAAATAAAACCCAGTCATCATGCGCTGTAGGGGCTATTGGATTGTAATTTTGCTTCAGTTCTTCACAAACACTGGTTAACTTCTTGATTCTCATCAAATCCAAGAAATATGGCCTTTTTTCTGGTGCCCGTGAGATCTTAACGACATTGACTGTCTTCAACACAACTTTCTCTAGAGATATAAAAAGCTTCAAATTTTTCTCCTTCTAGCtttagtttttttgtttttttttgtgtttggaAAAGGTAACATTCCTAAACTGATATTTGgaagtaaagaaactcgccgtaAATTTTGCAATATGGCTCACATTGGAAGATGAATAGAAAAAATCTACCCAAACTGTCCAAACCAAAAAAGCCAGAATTTGGGAATGATTTTCGTCCAAGATCTAACCGAAAACACGTTGCAGAAACAAATCCAGGTGGGGAAGACCCACACAAAGAGTATTTTCCTCGCGGTCCTCAAAAGCCAAAGATTCCGctaaaaaaattaagtaaaatatatgACCCCACCACCACTAGATGAGATGGACCACTCAGGTCCATCCGAGGGAAGAAGGTGCTAGCAATAAGTCGCGAGaacatctgatcaataaagaaGTGAGCAAGACTAAAGTCCGTATTTTAAATCCATGAACGAACTCTATAAATATAAAGTAgaagaaatatgaaaacatcGACCATTCTCTTCATTTTTGTTCAAAATAAATTGTGATATTTTCTCTTTCTAGTTTGTGTTTTGTAATTTGCGCTACTATAAATAGCTAAACAAATAATCTTCTCCTATATCAGGAGGTTACTaatgtaataatattttatgtctGAATATTCCAGGTTTTTCCATCTCATATTATTTTCATTTACAAATTAAGTCTATTACTATACGTTTTAAGTTAAGAAACGAAGCAGAGTGTATTGGGTGTTGCTGAAAAAATATACGACAAGAACCATTGGTTGCGATCGTGTGGTTAGGCTGTGAGGAGCAGTCTATAAAATCCGGTGGATATAATCTGGCAGCATTCTGGTAAAAAATGTAATAACTTTAGTTTATTTTACGAAAACATGATgaactaaaataataaaataaaaataaaaataaaaacagggGTAAAATAGAAACTATTCAGTTTTATGGACAATTTCGGGAAATAGTTTAGAAGATGATGGAAATAATTGGTACAAGAAAAGTTGAAGGGACATAGACAACAAAATAAAGAAACTATAAGGATATATTAATGTATTATATGACATATTCACTAAACATAGGCAAAGATCAACACCGCTTTCTGTGTCGTCCAAGATTGGAATAATAAATCTATTTCAAACTTGAGGACGAATGTAAAGAAgtgttttaatttataaaagtgTTTCGTAGCCAGTAGtgagttaaaaaataaaaaaatataattaaataagacTTTCATTTTATATTACGACAGTTATCACGTGAATGCCCAAAAAATCTTATAGCTATGTTTTCCATTTCTTAACAATATTGACAACACAACATAGGCTATATCCTTAGGGCAAGTTTGGTATGCGTGATAACAGACTGATTAGTTAACAATCAAACATAATCAAATGTTTGGTATAATTTTTGACTCTCGTATGTTATCCCACTGGCCCGCAGGGAGCCCGCACTGTACACACTATTTGAAAGTTAAATTATCCCTTCTCACCCATGTGATTGCTTCTACATTTCATGATAAAATTGCAACATTACTATTATACccttttataataataataataattattattatatataaatatcaaCTCGATGGACACCTACGGAATTGttcacaattttattttattttaattttttttctcaaataatatgaagaattaaattaataataaaaaaaattacgaatatttatgtattaaaaaaaataataaaaatattaaataaagaaTAAGAGTGAAAATAATGgtaatcataaataaaaataaattactatgaaaTGATTTAATAATACGAaacaaatttattattaataataataaataaacaaaatataataaCAATCAGAATAACgtgtaataataaataataaggtagtatttgagagagcttctaGCACGCACTTTTCAACTTtttgttaacaaaatttcacaaaatttcaaatttttgttaactgaaaagttgagaagtgcttctaagaagctcttccaaacactgcataagtgaaaaaaaaattacttgataagaaaaaataagaattaaatcaTAAGAAACTATTTATACTAAACATTATATATTTATCTTTAATATTATTGATCTTATTATTTACTATTACTACATTTATTTTAACTATtggtttttataaaatatattaccaatattattattcttattattaataatttatctatttattattcttaataatattattttattattaattataatattgttagtattattatttattatcaaCATATTCAATAATAATCATATCGTTCACTTTCTCAGTGGTAtagttaataataataattgtaatTAATCATCATCATTCAATGGTATAGTTAATAGTAAAAATTTTAATcagtaattaatattattattgaaCATGttgataataaataatatactaacaatattattattaattaattaataatattattaagaataataaatagataatttattaataattaattattttttgttataGTTATTATTTTaccataaaattattatttatttatttatttattaatattattatggaaaaatattataaataaattaattaataaaattttatgtacTATAAAGATGTTATTAATATACATGAATTGATGTTTATGTAATAATTAGTTGGGTAGTTGAGTATTATATAAtgaaatttcgaaatatatGCATTAGGTGGGATATATACAAAAATAAGTtggaaaaattaatatacaagaagggtatttttgtcattttattaaaatacataCAATTTATCCTTCAATTAAAAATGCTACCAAACAATACACATTTTGTCATCTTACATTAATTATCCACATCTTTAATTGTTTTATCATTCTAATTATCTATCCTTCAGTTATCCCATCACAGAAAACAAGGCGGTGCCTTAaagtttaataataataaaaaaaagccACACAACAATAAACTTGAAACTCAAAAGGAAACTAGTCCCTTTAAGACAAAATCTTTTCCACAAAGGGACGAGCCTTGCAGTAGGCCACTAATGGTTGAGCTTTGGGCAAAGTCAATCCAGGACCTTCACTCATGTCAACTTCATTCTCTCCAATTCTTTTCCATTCGAAACATTGGATGACAGATCCCAATCCTAATCCTAGCATACGCAACGCCAATCCCTCCCCCGGGCAACCTCTCCTTCCGGAGCCAAATGGCATTAACTTAAACCCGTCCCTACTTCCCTCCGACGTCCCATCAAATCTCTCCGGCTTGAACTTCCTTGGATCCTCCCAGTTCTTTGGATCGTTCTGTATAGCCCATAAATTCACTAACAACATCGTCTTTGCAGGGACGTGATAGCCTCCGATGGTGCATTTGTCAGATGATTCGTGGGGCACGAGCAGAGGGCCAGCAGGGTACATTCGCATCGTTTCGTTTATGATGCAACGCAGATATGGGAGGTTGGATATGTCAGATTCTTCCATCAGACGATCTTCTCCCACATGATTTTCCATTTCCATCTGTGCCTTTTTCAAGACTTGTGGATGGTTGAGCAGGAGGGATAGTGCCCATTCCATTGTTCCAGCTGAAGTATCTGTCCCGGCTGTTAATAAAGTCTGTTACACCCAAAGAGAGTCCATTTTAGAAAATTGATTGTGCTTTCAAAACCATAGGTCGAACTTATTCTATGAAagataacaatatatatatagttatattaagttcattttagaaaattgatTGTGCTTTCAAAAccataagaatttttattttaagtccAGATCTCTATCAAGATCTTAAAATTGAAACAATGTCTCAAATTAGAGACTCAATTGTAACCATTTTTTTCTCAAattagaaaaaaagaaaagaaaaaaaatgttaatAATAATATCCATTTTGAAGAAAAGAACAAATATAACTATCtataatatatatgtgtgtagaTATATATAGACGTGAGAtacgaacaaaaaaaaaaaaaaacaagagacATTGTTAGGTTGAATCCACAAGTTATTGGGAAGTTATTCAACCTAGCTTATGTCATGATTAAGAATATATTATTATGCAGAAATAGACTAGTTTCTAGACAAGTTTAGTCGACTTTTCATCCTGTTCCATTGGATCAATTCTTATATAACCTAACCACTTTTATaaggattaattaattaattagccTTCTTTTGACTATTTTTTAGTCATAATTTAATATCCGGTGATACTGTTAATTATCGgctcaattaattaaaaaaaagttattaTTTGTTACGTCAAAGATATAACTTTCCATTTTATGTCAGAATTGAATAGACACTAAAAAACCTACTCTATTATTAATTAATGTCATtacaaatatgtatatatatcataattttgatattttgagcCAACACCTAAAATTTTTATtccatatttaaaattttttaaataaaaactaataaaaaaattcatttattgtatctaattataaattttatttagaaattaATCAAGATTTTACCAGCATGAGGCTTCTGATAATCTCATCAGTATAATACTCAGCTTCCTTCTCCTGCAGTGATAATAGCATTCCGATCATCGTCTCCTTCCTCCCTTGTCCGCCGCCATTAACATTCCTCATTCTCTGCTTGCATTCTTCCACAAGTTCTTGCATAAACGAATCCCTCCTCTCCTGCAGCTCCGCCAATCTTTTCTCCACTCCGCCCACCCCCAACCACCTCAGAACCGGCAAGTAATCGCCCACGCTCGAAGCGCCGCCGTGCCGGAAAGTGTCGGTCACGATGTCCCGGAACCTCTCCGCCTGCTCTTTCTCCTCGACCTTTTCGCCGTAGAACCTCTTCCCGGCGATCATCCTCATCATCACGTTCATCAGCGTCTCGAAGAACATGCTCTTCATGTCCACCGGCGATTTCCCCTCGCCGGAGAGAAGAGCCAGCCGCCGGATCATGGATCTCACCTCGTCGGCCCGGATCCCGTGAAGGGTCTGGAGCCTGTGCGTGGACAGAACCTCGATGGAGGAGATTCTGCGGAGGTTCCTCCAGTGGTCTCCGTATGAACTCCAGACCAATGATCTGTAGTTGTAGCCCAGATATTTTGCTGCGAGCAGATGGGGGCGGTTGGCGAAGACGACGTCGTTCTTGCTGAGACACTCCTCTGCGGCGGAGGGTGAGGAAACCAGGAGCACGCGGCGGACGCCGAACCGCAGGAGAAGTACGGGGCCGTACTTGTCGGAAACTCTGGCGAGAGAGCGGTGGAGGGGCTTCTTGAGGAGGTGGAGATGGCCGAGGAAGGGGAGATTGAGGGCGGGGCTGGGCGGGAAGTTTTTGATTTTGCTGAGGAAATGTGTGGTGAAGATGTAGAGAGCGAGCAGTAGCAGAGGAACGTAGAGAAAGGAAAACTGATGAGTTTCCATTTTGGAGAAGATTGGTGGGAATAGGCACTAAAAGTGTGTTGTGTTTAGACGTATAAAAATGGGAGTGTAGAATTATAATTGGatttcctcaaaaaaaaaaaaaaaaaaattggattttaaatttatagagTTGAATTATATTGTTTGTCAAGACTCCAGACcaaaaaaatttgttaaatttgccgaattttgataaattaagtttggtataaaaaatattgaagctttttttttagagataaataattataggatttttttaaacatacatatttattatttgatttttttcaaatatatttgtgtatatatatatatttgttgggGTGCAATTaagggtgcaaacgaaccgaatcgagcaaaatttgagttcgagctcgattcgaagctcgaaaatttcaaatatttgggCTCGAAATAAAGTTTGAGTTCGACTCGAAATatagttcgagttcgagttcggctcgaaataaaGTTTGAGTTTGAGTTCGGCTCAAATATTCTAACCTAATCGTGAACTATTCGAACTATTGCTCGAACTATTCGAtggttcgaaatgtatatatatttattatatcattatattatattaataaaatattaaaactcacgaactattcgcgaactatcgaacaaaataattttggcttgagttcggctcgaaaaaaagttcgaacatgttcggatTCGGATCGAGTTCGATAAtttcgaatacgaatcaaagatTTATTGAGTCGGCTAGAAAAGCTCGAGAATCAGTTCGATTCGTTTACACCCCtaagtgcaataattgtccc
Proteins encoded:
- the LOC140883341 gene encoding cytochrome P450 81Q32-like, translated to METHQFSFLYVPLLLLALYIFTTHFLSKIKNFPPSPALNLPFLGHLHLLKKPLHRSLARVSDKYGPVLLLRFGVRRVLLVSSPSAAEECLSKNDVVFANRPHLLAAKYLGYNYRSLVWSSYGDHWRNLRRISSIEVLSTHRLQTLHGIRADEVRSMIRRLALLSGEGKSPVDMKSMFFETLMNVMMRMIAGKRFYGEKVEEKEQAERFRDIVTDTFRHGGASSVGDYLPVLRWLGVGGVEKRLAELQERRDSFMQELVEECKQRMRNVNGGGQGRKETMIGMLLSLQEKEAEYYTDEIIRSLMLTLLTAGTDTSAGTMEWALSLLLNHPQVLKKAQMEMENHVGEDRLMEESDISNLPYLRCIINETMRMYPAGPLLVPHESSDKCTIGGYHVPAKTMLLVNLWAIQNDPKNWEDPRKFKPERFDGTSEGSRDGFKLMPFGSGRRGCPGEGLALRMLGLGLGSVIQCFEWKRIGENEVDMSEGPGLTLPKAQPLVAYCKARPFVEKILS